One segment of Daphnia magna isolate NIES linkage group LG2, ASM2063170v1.1, whole genome shotgun sequence DNA contains the following:
- the LOC123470015 gene encoding uncharacterized protein LOC123470015, with translation MSSQEDYSDFEHEPENGEKLDDECCERYAAVIWSSPKFVENDYNCVDIRKISKDMLLNGELHGPIVVKVNINVGCLQAVTTETYIGRVFATGDDKKILKSLLEAEIRRMKTQDKANTEMY, from the exons ATGTCCTCGCAAGAAGATTATTCTGATTTTGAACATGAACCAGAAAATGGGGAAAAGTTAGATGACGAGTGCTGTGAACGTTATGCAGCTGTCATCTGGAGTTCTCCCAAGTTCGTTGAGAACGACTATAACTGTGTTGACATTAGGAAAATTTCGAAAGACATGCTGTTGAATGGAGAGCTCCACGGCCCAAttgttgtaaaagtaaacatCAATGTTGGCTGTTTACAAGCAGTGACTACAGAAACATACATTGGAAGAGTATTTGCTACTGGAG ATGATAAAAAAATCCTGAAATCCCTTCTTGAGGCAGAAATTAGAAGGATGAAAACACAAGACAAGGCTAACACTGAAATGTATTAG